A genomic region of Miscanthus floridulus cultivar M001 chromosome 3, ASM1932011v1, whole genome shotgun sequence contains the following coding sequences:
- the LOC136544991 gene encoding uncharacterized protein yields the protein MAEMVCSALVQETVSRGVSFALGKREEKASQGHLMERLEMAVSQLEFALERAQELRIRHLSLISRRKQIMSAYVEATELLDKHKQQQAVPAGQELQDAHGVKKRKLWVISAKNMLTTSSFAGLSTDDVRRFELYADFADKFVRDVESGCSLHHNTFCNPIVSHLLEGKTLQYDLKQGNVQRKVRIFPMYFDERGVEALLGYCYMGSTMIEKCFSLLLSLRLSESTDIVGVAIKGLQLLTAEFKHPVECAMGELRNLQDTADLSGPPLVRCEEIYSMMQTQLLRPDPACCKGSRHGLRAKDNVSSGLGDIFSEQVIYWAFKCYIPALGSSTRSSFDEVGRGWKPSLRVRIIFCPHYFFIDLWERGQMVKTSNYTDAVESIGDDGENEKWINDVSVQEVTETIKSNAINCFSRQPELREYSIEWASEHGAAVFIVKNASVETAGVPRTRKRYNTRSSKNKDK from the exons ATGGCGGAGATGGTGTGTTCAGCCCTTGTTCAGGAGACCGTGAGCAGAGGCGTCTCCTTTGCGTTGGGCAAGCGCGAGGAGAAGGCATCCCAAGGTCACTTGATGGAGAGGCTGGAGATGGCCGTCAGCCAGCTGGAGTTTGCGCTTGAGAGGGCCCAGGAGCTGCGCATCAGGCACCTCTCATTGATTAGCCGCAGGAAGCAGATCATGTCTGCCTACGTCGAGGCAACGGAACTGCTCGACAAGCACAAGCAGCAGCAGGCGGTGCCTGCAGGACAGGAACTGCAGGATGCGCACGGGGTGAAGAAGCGCAAGCTATGGGTTATCAGTGCCAAGAACATGCTCACCACATCCTCTTTTGCTGGCTTGAGCACGGATGATGTTCGAAGATTTGAATTGTATGCAGATTTTGCGGACAAGTTTGTGAGGGACGTGGAGTCTGGGTGTTCACTTCATCACAACACCTTTTGCAACCCTATTGTCAGCCATCTCCTTGAAGGTAAAACTCTCCAGTATGACTTGAAGCAAGGAAATGTGCAACGAAAAGTCCGCATATTCCCCATGTATTTCGATGAGCGTGGCGTGGAGGCACTGCTAGGATACTGTTACATGGGTAGCACAATGATAGAGAAATGTTTTAGTCTGTTGTTGTCCCTACGACTATCAGAAAGCACAGacatag TTGGAGTTGCTATTAAAGGCTTGCAATTATTGACAGCAGAATTCAAGCATCCTGTTGAATGTGCAATGGGAGAACTGCGTAATTTACAAGACACTGCCGATTTGTCTGGGCCTCCGTTGGTGCGCTGTGAAGAGATTTATAGTATGATGCAGACACAACTTCTTCGCCCAGACCCAGCATGTTGCAAAGGAAGTAGGCACGGACTTCGTGCTAAAGACAACGTGTCATCAGGGTTAGGAGACATATTCTCAGAGCAAGTTATTTATTGGGCTTTCAAGTGCTATATACCAGCACTAGGGTCCAGCACGCGTAGCTCATTTGATGAGGTGGGCAGAGGTTGGAAGCCATCTCTGCGAGTGAGAATTATCTTCTGTCCCCATTATTTCTTTATTGATTTATGGGAAAGGGGGCAGATGGTTAAAACCAGTAATTACACTGATGCAGTAGAGAGTATCGGAGACGATGGTGAGAATGAGAAGTGGATAAATGATGTCAGCGTACAGGAAGTGACCGAGACAATAAAATCAAACGCAATAAACTGTTTCTCACGTCAGCCAGAGCTGAGGGAGTACAGTATAGAGTGGGCCTCTGAACATGGTGCTGCAGTGTTTATTGTGAAAAACGCAAGCGTGGAAACAGCAGGTGTGCCCAGAACCAGGAAAAGGTACAATACGCGATCGAGCAAGAACAAGGACAAGTAG